Proteins from a genomic interval of Candidatus Thorarchaeota archaeon:
- a CDS encoding transposase: protein MLAIDLGIRKSVYSVLLTPDGLKQVRYWTQKDKLRRMEECDRRVASLQRERHERQNNGLDADGVLKKLREMSTQRANISFDHDRKMVSDMAEYVLWLARNRDVRVAVGLLRGIRSRARRGNGKGPGYRGMIHRWSFARVTRMLIHKLSMLGFEPGRVYMVNEAWTSIKCHKCGNTGLRPRQSFFLCHTCGYRDNADKNAAVNIGRRLIRLIPSLRDERGLGMWLFPHEKSTPKARRSTRSEGRSSASERSPASSAGGGVADFHVQVPLEVPEDSTDPAMQRTMGNPSVAAITGSRGRQQRTEVTSGERASVPMTTDKPHAQPAGEVLLVAGDSSHEED from the coding sequence GTGCTGGCGATTGACCTCGGCATAAGGAAGTCCGTATATTCTGTTCTCCTCACTCCAGACGGGCTGAAACAGGTGCGTTACTGGACCCAGAAGGATAAGCTGAGGCGGATGGAGGAGTGTGACCGGAGAGTCGCAAGCCTGCAGAGGGAGAGGCACGAGCGCCAGAACAACGGTCTCGACGCAGACGGCGTCCTCAAGAAGCTGAGAGAGATGAGCACACAGAGGGCCAACATCAGTTTCGACCACGACAGGAAGATGGTGAGCGACATGGCAGAGTACGTCCTTTGGCTTGCTAGGAACCGCGATGTCCGTGTCGCCGTCGGTCTTCTTCGAGGAATACGCAGCCGCGCAAGGCGCGGGAACGGCAAGGGCCCCGGTTACAGAGGGATGATCCACAGGTGGTCGTTCGCCAGAGTCACAAGAATGCTCATCCACAAGCTCTCGATGCTCGGCTTTGAACCGGGGAGGGTGTACATGGTCAACGAGGCTTGGACCAGCATTAAGTGCCACAAGTGCGGGAACACCGGTCTTCGGCCAAGACAGAGCTTCTTCCTCTGTCACACATGTGGCTACCGCGACAACGCGGACAAGAACGCCGCCGTCAACATCGGACGGCGGCTTATCAGGCTCATTCCGTCACTTAGGGATGAGAGAGGACTAGGGATGTGGCTCTTCCCCCATGAGAAGAGCACCCCGAAGGCCCGGAGGAGCACTCGCTCTGAGGGGAGGTCCTCCGCCTCCGAGAGGTCGCCAGCCTCGTCTGCAGGAGGTGGCGTGGCTGACTTTCACGTTCAGGTGCCGCTAGAGGTGCCCGAGGACAGTACCGACCCAGCCATGCAAAGAACCATGGGGAACCCGTCTGTGGCCGCGATCACTGGCAGTCGCGGGCGACAACAGCGGACAGAGGTCACGTCCGGAGAGAGGGCCTCAGTCCCGATGACAACGGACAAACCTCATGCACAGCCGGCAGGAGAGGTCCTGCTGGTCGCTGGTGACAGCAGTCATGAGGAGGACTGA